Proteins encoded in a region of the Streptomyces sp. NBC_01298 genome:
- a CDS encoding phosphatase PAP2 family protein, protein MARRTDSSRRRSPRSLLTRHAGPDATFGARLVLAAAATALASVPFALALVLVESQWPPLHRLDRATAERLHAAALAHPDGVLFLRVLSDFVWDPVTMRLLVAVLVAWLVSRRAWRLAAWASVTAVAGGLIGLLAKTAVERARPHLADPVAHAPGFSFPSGHAMTATTSCAVLLLVLLPLVPPRWRPLPWVLAPAIVVGVGYTRVALGVHWVSDVVGGWLLGLAVVTATTLAFEAWRADTGRPRTMVTEGLEPELTDPEPEGHPAGPRR, encoded by the coding sequence ATGGCACGGCGCACCGACAGTTCTCGACGACGGAGCCCACGGAGCCTGCTGACCCGGCACGCCGGGCCGGACGCCACCTTCGGCGCCAGGCTCGTGCTCGCCGCGGCCGCGACCGCGCTGGCCTCCGTGCCCTTCGCGCTCGCCCTGGTCCTGGTGGAGTCCCAGTGGCCCCCGCTGCACCGGCTGGACCGGGCGACCGCCGAGCGCCTGCACGCCGCCGCCCTCGCCCACCCGGACGGAGTGCTCTTCCTGCGCGTCCTCTCGGACTTCGTGTGGGATCCGGTGACGATGCGCCTGCTGGTGGCCGTGCTCGTGGCATGGCTCGTGAGCCGGCGGGCCTGGCGGCTCGCGGCCTGGGCCAGTGTCACGGCGGTCGCCGGCGGCCTGATCGGGCTCCTGGCCAAGACCGCCGTCGAGCGGGCCCGTCCGCACCTGGCGGATCCCGTCGCCCACGCGCCCGGCTTCTCCTTTCCTTCCGGACACGCGATGACGGCCACCACCTCGTGCGCCGTCCTGCTGCTGGTCCTGCTGCCCCTGGTGCCGCCCAGGTGGCGCCCACTGCCCTGGGTGCTCGCGCCCGCCATCGTGGTGGGCGTCGGCTACACGCGGGTCGCCCTGGGGGTCCACTGGGTCAGCGACGTCGTCGGCGGCTGGCTCCTGGGGCTCGCCGTGGTCACCGCGACGACCTTGGCCTTCGAAGCCTGGCGGGCCGACACCGGACGCCCTCGCACGATGGTGACCGAGGGCCTTGAACCGGAACTCACGGATCCCGAGCCCGAAGGGCACCCGGCAGGTCCGCGGCGGTAG
- a CDS encoding phospholipase D-like domain-containing protein: protein MTDSAQRLGAPTAATGDSGLADVRIRRIRRRLERLIGIAATEGNSVRPLRNGDAIFTAMLDAIGSARHTVDMMTFVYWRGDIARRFAEALTDRARAGVRVRLLLDGFGSRLIEQDLLDRMSGAGVEVAWFRKPLLLSPLKQNHRCHRKVLVVDERTAFTGGVGIAEEWCGDARNPNEWRDTHVEVQGPAVDGIAAAFAQNWAECHTELFDEHDRFVSHEPSGDAIVQVVRGSASFGWQDMQTLMRVILESAEVRVRLATAYFAPDTYFVELLCATARRGVEVEILLPGPHTDKRVCQLAGQHHYEALTACGVRIFQYQPTMMHAKVMTMDGVVSLVGSTNFNRRSLDHDEEVMLAVMDAGFTAVLDAHYDEDLKSSELIRPDRWKRRSVLQRARETAVLPIRRYL, encoded by the coding sequence ATGACTGACAGTGCGCAACGACTCGGCGCTCCGACGGCCGCGACCGGCGACAGCGGTCTCGCGGACGTACGGATCCGCCGCATACGCCGGCGTCTGGAACGGCTCATCGGCATCGCCGCGACCGAGGGCAACAGCGTGCGGCCCCTGCGCAACGGGGACGCGATCTTCACCGCGATGCTGGACGCGATCGGCAGTGCCCGGCACACCGTCGACATGATGACCTTCGTCTACTGGCGGGGCGACATCGCACGGCGGTTCGCGGAAGCGCTGACCGACCGGGCCCGTGCGGGCGTGCGGGTGAGGCTGCTGCTGGACGGATTCGGCAGCCGCCTCATAGAGCAGGATCTCCTGGACCGGATGAGCGGGGCCGGAGTGGAGGTCGCCTGGTTCCGCAAGCCGCTCCTCCTCTCGCCGCTCAAGCAGAACCACCGCTGCCACCGCAAGGTCCTCGTGGTCGACGAGCGGACAGCCTTCACCGGAGGCGTCGGCATCGCCGAGGAATGGTGCGGCGACGCCCGCAACCCCAACGAGTGGCGGGACACGCACGTCGAAGTCCAGGGGCCCGCCGTCGACGGCATCGCGGCCGCCTTCGCCCAGAACTGGGCCGAATGTCACACGGAACTCTTCGACGAGCACGACCGGTTCGTCAGCCACGAGCCCAGTGGGGACGCCATCGTGCAGGTGGTTCGCGGCTCGGCCAGTTTCGGCTGGCAGGACATGCAGACACTGATGCGCGTCATCTTGGAGTCGGCCGAAGTGCGGGTGCGTCTGGCCACCGCGTACTTCGCCCCCGACACCTACTTCGTCGAACTGCTCTGCGCCACGGCCCGCCGCGGCGTGGAAGTCGAGATCCTCCTCCCCGGGCCCCATACGGACAAAAGGGTGTGCCAGCTCGCGGGCCAGCACCACTACGAGGCGCTGACCGCCTGTGGGGTGCGCATCTTCCAGTACCAGCCGACGATGATGCACGCGAAGGTCATGACCATGGACGGCGTGGTGTCACTGGTCGGCTCCACGAACTTCAACCGCCGCTCCCTCGATCACGACGAGGAGGTCATGCTGGCCGTCATGGACGCCGGGTTCACCGCCGTCCTCGACGCGCACTACGACGAAGACCTCAAGTCCAGCGAGCTGATCCGTCCGGACCGCTGGAAGCGCCGCTCGGTACTGCAGCGCGCCCGGGAGACCGCGGTGCTCCCCATTCGCCGCTACCTGTAG
- a CDS encoding YihY/virulence factor BrkB family protein: MGTARRVPQQHDVSGEELSADEAWTALRRYGGWPLARDSFVRFRYADGFSHARALALQTVLSIVPLAIAAVGLSGVLHTEDAGRVVELTIRGLTSGPGQAVVDDALSESRRHAGDGGQAALWLGLLFSLVNVTTSLCQVERGANRIYGNERDRPFLQKYTRGLVMSALAGLPLGLSFILTVLGTHLTRALGEVYRLSPATVQAWEWLRWPVGVLLAVLATSAIFRLSPRRRQPGYTWLAFGAVVYLVLWNLATWALSLYIGESSSFTSVYGPLSAIVSLLLWSYLTSVALFLGLSFAAQLEAVRAGTREPVTADPGV; this comes from the coding sequence ATGGGTACGGCGCGACGGGTACCGCAGCAGCACGACGTGAGCGGTGAGGAACTGTCCGCCGACGAGGCGTGGACGGCTCTACGGCGCTACGGTGGCTGGCCGCTCGCCCGCGACTCCTTCGTGCGGTTCCGCTACGCGGACGGCTTCAGCCACGCCCGCGCGCTCGCTCTGCAAACGGTCCTGTCCATCGTCCCGCTGGCCATCGCCGCCGTCGGGCTGTCCGGCGTCCTGCACACCGAGGACGCCGGCCGCGTGGTCGAGCTCACCATCCGCGGGCTCACCAGCGGCCCAGGTCAGGCCGTCGTGGACGATGCGCTGAGCGAGAGCAGACGTCATGCGGGCGACGGCGGCCAGGCCGCGCTGTGGCTGGGCCTGCTGTTCTCGCTCGTCAACGTGACCACGAGCCTCTGCCAGGTCGAACGGGGCGCCAATCGCATATACGGGAACGAGCGGGACCGGCCCTTCCTCCAGAAGTACACCCGCGGCCTGGTGATGTCGGCGCTCGCGGGACTTCCGCTGGGACTCAGTTTCATCCTCACCGTGCTCGGCACCCACCTCACCCGCGCACTGGGCGAGGTCTACCGGCTCTCTCCCGCCACGGTGCAGGCCTGGGAGTGGCTGCGCTGGCCCGTCGGCGTCCTGCTCGCCGTCCTCGCGACCAGCGCGATCTTCCGCCTCTCCCCGCGCCGCCGTCAGCCCGGATACACCTGGCTGGCCTTCGGGGCCGTCGTCTACCTGGTGCTGTGGAACCTGGCGACCTGGGCCCTGAGCCTGTACATCGGCGAAAGCAGCTCATTCACCAGCGTCTACGGGCCGCTCAGCGCGATCGTGTCGCTGCTGCTCTGGTCCTACCTCACCTCGGTGGCGCTCTTCCTCGGCCTCTCCTTCGCGGCCCAACTGGAAGCGGTGAGGGCGGGGACGCGGGAGCCGGTCACGGCCGACCCCGGAGTCTGA
- a CDS encoding YihY/virulence factor BrkB family protein — MTDIPRSAARPERHPTAALGMRTRSELRRTAVRVWTDNLADHAAALTYYSVLALLPALVIAVSLVGLLGGATRDRLITDLTSYAPPQSAQVLRDALGGLGAEHSSIWALVISGGVSALWSACSYLAVFRRALHAMHKVPDTRPALRAAHTLIMNAVLLLVLLLVGAVGLVVSGPLARWLAHTTGGASAEGIALLRWPVLLSVVTLLVLMLFRTGPAQSRGTRRGLPGGVLAALLWLAASALFTLYTELDTYGRVYGSLAGIVVFVIWLWFANLALLAGAQFNAERAREAPTAGA; from the coding sequence ATGACCGACATCCCCCGCAGCGCAGCGCGCCCAGAGCGCCATCCCACCGCGGCCCTAGGGATGCGCACCCGCTCCGAGCTGCGACGTACCGCCGTCCGCGTCTGGACCGACAACCTCGCCGATCACGCGGCCGCCCTCACCTATTACTCCGTACTGGCGCTCCTGCCCGCGCTCGTCATCGCGGTGTCCCTGGTGGGGTTGCTGGGCGGAGCGACGCGGGACCGGTTGATCACCGACCTCACCTCGTACGCACCGCCCCAGTCCGCGCAGGTGCTGCGCGACGCGCTCGGCGGCCTCGGCGCCGAGCACTCTTCGATCTGGGCCCTGGTCATCAGCGGCGGAGTGAGCGCCCTCTGGTCGGCGTGCAGTTACCTCGCGGTGTTCCGCCGCGCCCTGCACGCGATGCACAAGGTGCCGGACACGCGGCCCGCGCTCCGGGCCGCCCACACCCTGATCATGAATGCCGTGCTGCTGCTCGTCCTGCTCCTCGTCGGCGCCGTGGGGCTGGTGGTGTCCGGACCGCTGGCCCGCTGGCTCGCCCACACCACGGGCGGGGCCAGCGCCGAGGGGATCGCGCTCCTGCGCTGGCCCGTCCTCCTGTCCGTCGTCACCCTGCTGGTCCTGATGCTCTTCCGGACCGGACCGGCCCAGAGCCGGGGCACCCGCCGGGGCCTGCCCGGAGGCGTACTGGCGGCCCTGCTCTGGCTGGCCGCCTCGGCACTCTTCACCCTCTACACGGAGCTGGACACGTACGGCCGGGTGTACGGGTCGCTCGCCGGCATCGTGGTCTTCGTGATCTGGCTCTGGTTCGCGAACCTGGCCCTGCTCGCGGGAGCCCAGTTCAACGCCGAGCGGGCGAGGGAGGCCCCCACGGCGGGGGCCTGA
- a CDS encoding response regulator, with the protein MPGKNFVLRTDPQETAAVVDAAVGDLAGRLALQLLQPPDGPVPRGPSPQESSPQGPARALALLHLLDHLQKATERLQQEVAGAAARAGAGYPQLGSACGMTRQGARRRWPGLFHHTDEAPMEHPMMTTPARPFDVLLVEDDMADALLIEEALSERGARNLVQVTDGVAALEHLRAPGSVRPDLIVLDLNMPRMNGRDLLRILKNDEALQTIPVVVLTTSSAPDDVVGAYSGHANAYVTKPVNLDEFEKAVQSIDAFYLDTATRPRS; encoded by the coding sequence ATGCCTGGCAAGAACTTCGTTTTGCGGACCGACCCGCAGGAGACGGCCGCGGTCGTGGACGCGGCGGTCGGCGACCTTGCCGGACGTCTCGCCCTCCAACTGCTCCAACCCCCCGACGGTCCGGTACCGCGCGGGCCGTCCCCCCAGGAGTCTTCGCCGCAGGGGCCGGCGAGGGCGCTGGCCCTGCTCCACCTGCTGGATCACCTCCAGAAGGCAACGGAACGCCTCCAACAGGAGGTGGCCGGCGCGGCCGCCCGCGCGGGAGCCGGATACCCGCAACTGGGCTCCGCATGCGGGATGACCCGACAGGGTGCACGGCGCCGCTGGCCGGGACTCTTCCACCACACCGACGAAGCACCCATGGAGCATCCGATGATGACCACCCCCGCCCGGCCCTTCGACGTTCTCCTGGTCGAGGACGACATGGCCGACGCCCTGCTCATCGAGGAAGCCCTCTCCGAGCGCGGAGCCCGCAACCTGGTCCAGGTCACCGACGGCGTCGCCGCTCTGGAACACCTGCGTGCTCCCGGCAGCGTTCGCCCCGATCTCATCGTCCTCGACCTCAACATGCCCCGCATGAACGGCCGGGACCTGCTCCGCATCCTGAAGAACGACGAGGCCTTGCAGACCATCCCCGTGGTCGTCCTCACCACCTCCTCCGCACCCGACGACGTCGTCGGCGCCTACAGCGGGCACGCCAACGCGTACGTCACCAAGCCGGTCAACCTGGACGAGTTCGAGAAGGCGGTCCAGAGCATCGACGCCTTCTACCTCGATACCGCGACGCGTCCCCGCAGCTGA
- a CDS encoding MarR family winged helix-turn-helix transcriptional regulator — protein sequence MGRRKERGGAVLEKLERELMLLARHQVLARRDRDAERLERSAYLLLSRIDTQGPMSIGQLSDAFGLDTSTVNRQTAALLRCGLAERVPDPDGGMARKLRITDEGGRRLIEDREVNQSCLARVVADWSPEEVRQLEDALVRLNRSAEALEGRPWPRTEEGGPHPACHPRPPRSAPAPQAPAP from the coding sequence ATGGGACGTCGCAAGGAGCGGGGAGGCGCGGTGCTGGAGAAACTGGAGCGGGAGCTGATGCTGCTCGCGCGGCACCAGGTGCTGGCCCGGCGCGATCGCGACGCCGAACGCCTGGAGCGGTCGGCGTACCTGCTGCTCAGCCGGATCGACACACAAGGCCCCATGTCCATCGGGCAGTTGTCGGACGCTTTCGGGCTCGACACCTCGACCGTGAACCGCCAGACGGCCGCGCTGCTGCGCTGCGGACTGGCCGAGCGCGTCCCCGATCCGGACGGCGGCATGGCCCGCAAGCTCCGCATCACGGACGAAGGCGGGCGCCGGCTCATCGAAGACCGCGAGGTCAACCAGTCCTGCCTGGCCCGGGTGGTCGCCGACTGGTCCCCCGAGGAAGTGCGGCAGCTGGAGGACGCCCTCGTCCGCCTCAACCGCAGCGCCGAGGCCCTCGAAGGACGACCCTGGCCGCGCACCGAGGAAGGCGGCCCCCACCCGGCGTGCCACCCGCGGCCCCCGCGCAGCGCCCCGGCCCCGCAGGCACCGGCACCTTAA
- a CDS encoding diacylglycerol kinase family protein, which yields MKRSRGPSLRGAWPLLLLPAQAALMVGLGRLVTGPAARRTPLADEGSAGRDLVERRGEVANGVSEFFSLLASTQVVVGVTLVCVVGLLVLPRLPLRTEALFLGASVAVQSAVFLLVTSLVDRPRPDVPHLDAAPPTSSFPSGHVGASVALYGGLAVIAVLRMRGTWRHAVAGSLLLIPAAVALARMYRGMHYPSDVVGGLLNGAATLLIVGFALLHGRESLPERARAQRPGPGPGPRTDGPVIVVRHPHGCPDELADRLGAVLRGHGHRNVRWILTSAERACGSLAEDLTAVRPVLVVVCGGDGTLRACADVLAGTGIPLALVPCGTGNLLARNLGLPMDPVAALDGSLAGDSHGIDVGRVRGDGLAPTRFTVMAGAGFDAAMVRDASPRLKSRMGWAAYVLSAVRHLNDPGVRLTVRIDGGRRRRRRARMVVIGNVGTLQGGLPLLPEARPDSGRLEVVLFDPRGAAGWFTAAGHLAARLLGRGVPAPTGAGGVNGTGPRTGRSEAGGALEYFSAARIDIRCAAPQPRELDGDAVPDGVRLTVEVEPGALRVYLPRVPGAPAAAEEAGAPADRSAPLPAAPGPTP from the coding sequence ATGAAAAGAAGTCGCGGTCCTTCGCTGCGCGGTGCGTGGCCGTTGCTCCTCCTCCCCGCCCAGGCCGCCCTCATGGTGGGCCTGGGGCGGCTGGTCACCGGGCCCGCGGCCCGGCGCACGCCGCTGGCGGACGAGGGGTCGGCCGGCCGTGACCTGGTGGAACGCCGCGGCGAGGTCGCCAACGGCGTATCGGAGTTCTTCTCCCTGCTGGCCAGCACGCAGGTGGTCGTCGGAGTGACACTGGTCTGCGTCGTCGGCCTGCTCGTGCTTCCCCGTCTCCCGCTGCGGACCGAAGCGCTCTTCCTCGGCGCCTCGGTCGCCGTGCAGTCGGCGGTGTTCCTGCTGGTGACGTCCCTCGTCGACCGCCCCCGCCCCGACGTACCGCACCTGGACGCGGCGCCTCCGACGTCGAGCTTTCCCTCCGGACACGTGGGGGCGTCCGTCGCTCTCTACGGGGGCCTCGCCGTCATCGCGGTGCTGCGCATGCGCGGCACCTGGCGCCACGCCGTGGCGGGGTCCCTGCTCCTGATCCCGGCGGCCGTCGCGCTGGCGCGGATGTACCGGGGCATGCACTACCCCAGTGACGTCGTCGGCGGCCTGCTCAACGGAGCGGCGACCCTGCTGATCGTCGGGTTCGCGCTGCTGCACGGGCGCGAGTCCCTTCCGGAACGGGCCCGCGCACAGCGGCCCGGGCCGGGGCCGGGCCCCCGCACCGACGGTCCGGTCATCGTGGTGCGCCACCCGCACGGCTGCCCCGACGAACTCGCCGACCGGCTGGGCGCCGTGCTGCGCGGCCACGGCCACCGGAACGTGCGCTGGATCCTGACCTCCGCCGAACGTGCCTGCGGCAGCCTGGCCGAGGACCTCACCGCCGTCCGGCCCGTCCTCGTGGTGGTCTGCGGGGGCGACGGCACCCTGCGCGCCTGCGCCGACGTCCTGGCGGGCACCGGAATCCCGCTGGCCCTGGTGCCCTGCGGTACGGGGAACCTCCTCGCGCGGAACCTCGGTCTCCCGATGGACCCGGTCGCCGCCCTCGACGGGTCCCTGGCCGGCGACAGCCACGGGATCGACGTCGGCCGGGTCCGGGGCGACGGTCTCGCGCCGACGCGGTTCACCGTCATGGCCGGCGCCGGGTTCGACGCCGCCATGGTCCGGGACGCCTCCCCGCGGCTCAAGTCGCGGATGGGCTGGGCCGCGTACGTCCTGTCGGCCGTGCGGCACCTGAACGATCCCGGTGTACGGCTGACGGTGCGCATCGACGGCGGCCGCAGGCGGCGGCGCCGCGCGCGCATGGTCGTCATCGGGAACGTCGGCACCCTCCAAGGCGGCCTGCCGCTCCTGCCGGAGGCCCGGCCGGACAGCGGACGCCTGGAGGTGGTGCTGTTCGACCCGCGGGGCGCGGCCGGATGGTTCACCGCGGCCGGCCACCTCGCGGCGCGCCTCCTGGGCCGCGGCGTGCCGGCACCCACCGGAGCGGGGGGCGTCAACGGGACCGGGCCGCGGACCGGGCGCAGCGAAGCCGGGGGAGCGCTGGAGTACTTCTCCGCCGCCCGGATCGACATCCGCTGCGCCGCACCGCAACCGCGCGAACTCGACGGCGATGCCGTGCCCGACGGCGTCCGCCTCACCGTGGAGGTAGAACCGGGCGCCCTGCGGGTGTACCTGCCCCGCGTGCCCGGGGCTCCGGCCGCCGCGGAGGAGGCAGGTGCGCCCGCCGATCGGTCCGCGCCCCTTCCGGCGGCCCCGGGCCCGACGCCTTGA
- a CDS encoding PP2C family protein-serine/threonine phosphatase, which translates to MTETRTGSVETAYRILLVEDDEGDALIVEELLEDTGLRFELITRTSLDEARTELTRGPVDCILLDLHLPDISGTKAVTTVRDLAPHTAVIVLTGLSEAQAGTDAMAAGAQDYLVKGKVDADLLRRTVRYAVYRSETERVSAEAQAVRLHAEENARLERGLLPQPILGTSAIAVTTRYLPGAKSALLGGDFLDVVEEDGLLHAVVGDVSGHGPDAAALGVCLRIAWRSLVLGGHRGTELLHLMERLLVAERGSLPLFATCALLTLDQNARTATLHLAGHHGPLLTTSRGTHELRATHGIALGVAPEVGNWQPTVIPLPRSGSLTLYTDGLTEGHNGAAPGRLEVDGLLTLIESLPPADPATFLDRLIEEAQTLNAGRHTDDLAVLRLDWDAP; encoded by the coding sequence ATGACCGAAACGCGTACCGGCTCCGTCGAGACGGCGTACCGCATCCTCCTCGTCGAGGATGACGAAGGTGACGCCCTCATCGTCGAGGAACTCCTCGAGGACACCGGGCTCCGGTTCGAGCTGATCACGCGGACGAGTCTGGACGAAGCCCGCACCGAGCTCACCCGCGGACCCGTCGACTGCATCCTCCTCGACCTGCACCTGCCGGACATCTCCGGAACCAAGGCGGTCACCACCGTGCGGGACCTGGCCCCGCACACGGCGGTCATCGTCCTGACGGGACTGTCCGAAGCGCAGGCGGGCACCGACGCCATGGCCGCCGGAGCCCAGGACTACCTCGTGAAGGGCAAGGTCGACGCGGACCTGCTGCGCCGCACCGTCCGCTACGCCGTCTACCGCAGCGAAACCGAACGCGTCAGCGCCGAGGCCCAGGCCGTGCGCCTCCACGCGGAGGAGAACGCCCGCCTCGAACGCGGCCTGCTGCCACAGCCGATTCTGGGCACGTCCGCCATAGCCGTCACCACCCGCTATCTGCCCGGCGCCAAGAGCGCTCTCCTCGGAGGCGATTTCCTCGACGTGGTGGAGGAGGACGGGCTGCTGCACGCCGTGGTCGGCGACGTCAGCGGACACGGCCCCGACGCGGCGGCCCTCGGCGTGTGCCTGCGCATCGCCTGGCGCTCCCTGGTCCTCGGCGGCCACCGCGGCACCGAACTGCTCCACCTCATGGAGCGCCTCCTCGTCGCCGAACGCGGCAGCCTCCCGCTGTTCGCGACCTGCGCCCTCCTCACCCTCGACCAGAACGCCCGCACCGCCACCCTCCACCTCGCCGGCCACCACGGGCCCCTCCTCACGACCAGCCGGGGCACCCACGAGCTCCGCGCCACCCACGGCATCGCCCTGGGCGTCGCCCCGGAGGTCGGCAACTGGCAACCCACCGTCATCCCGCTGCCGCGCTCCGGCTCGCTCACCCTCTACACCGATGGGCTCACCGAAGGCCACAACGGCGCCGCTCCGGGCAGACTCGAAGTCGACGGGCTGCTCACCCTCATCGAAAGCCTGCCTCCGGCCGATCCCGCCACTTTCCTCGACCGTCTCATCGAAGAGGCCCAGACCCTCAACGCCGGCCGGCACACCGACGACCTCGCCGTCCTGCGCCTCGACTGGGACGCTCCGTAG
- a CDS encoding sensor histidine kinase, translated as MTGDPELPRARKFATWTTRRWLRSGVAAASSVLILLGVTGAWVLGRTASLSEDLVDTRSPALTISFRLESALLNQETGVRGYGLTGAPDFLEPYRQGISEEQEHSARLRELLRGDRAGLEDLDAVQSAVETWQERIARPIAASPAGSASPLVAERAAEGKTTFDAVRASMFAQQEQLRASRAKAREDLMATMALRNWLFLTIAGVITLLAILVFEGLRRGITTPLEQLGSDARAIAAGDFDHPITPTGPADLRRLSAEIDFMRRRLVRELAFTEESRQRLDAQAVDLQRSNAELEQFAYVASHDLQEPLRKVSSFTQLLQRRYGGQLDAKADQYIEYAVDGANRMQTLINDLLDFSRVGRVHHDHQDVDLDKVLARTLSSLEVSIEESGATITSDSLPTIAANPTQMGMLWQNLIGNAVKFRRPGHAPEIHVTAAREDDLWRFTVTDNGIGIAPEYAEKVFVIFQRLHTKDVYSGSGIGLAMCKKIVEFQGGTIAVDPEHHDGTRVTFTLAPQPPRNPGPSGMPEATRAGTEPQP; from the coding sequence ATGACCGGCGATCCGGAACTTCCGCGCGCACGGAAGTTCGCCACGTGGACGACCCGGCGCTGGCTGCGCTCGGGAGTGGCGGCCGCCTCGTCGGTACTGATCCTGCTCGGGGTGACCGGAGCGTGGGTGCTGGGACGTACGGCCTCGCTGAGCGAGGATCTCGTGGACACCCGCTCCCCCGCGCTGACGATCTCCTTCCGACTCGAATCCGCCCTGCTCAACCAGGAGACCGGAGTCCGCGGCTACGGCCTCACCGGCGCCCCCGACTTCCTCGAGCCGTACCGCCAGGGGATCTCCGAGGAGCAGGAGCACTCCGCACGGCTGCGGGAGCTGCTGCGCGGTGACCGGGCCGGCCTCGAAGACCTGGATGCCGTCCAGAGCGCGGTGGAGACGTGGCAGGAGCGGATCGCCCGGCCGATCGCCGCCTCGCCGGCCGGCTCGGCCTCCCCACTGGTCGCGGAACGCGCCGCGGAGGGCAAGACCACCTTCGACGCCGTGCGCGCGTCCATGTTCGCCCAGCAGGAGCAACTGCGGGCCTCGCGGGCCAAGGCGAGGGAAGACCTGATGGCCACGATGGCCCTGCGGAACTGGCTGTTCCTCACGATCGCCGGAGTGATCACCCTTCTGGCGATCCTCGTCTTCGAGGGGCTGCGCAGGGGAATCACGACACCGCTGGAACAGCTCGGGTCGGACGCCCGGGCCATCGCCGCCGGTGATTTCGACCACCCCATCACCCCGACGGGTCCCGCGGACCTGCGGCGCCTCAGCGCGGAGATCGACTTCATGCGCCGGCGTCTCGTCCGCGAGCTCGCCTTCACCGAGGAGTCCCGCCAACGTCTCGACGCCCAAGCCGTCGACCTCCAGCGGTCCAACGCCGAGCTGGAACAGTTCGCCTACGTCGCCTCCCACGACCTGCAGGAACCCCTCCGGAAGGTCTCCAGTTTCACCCAGCTCCTCCAACGACGCTACGGCGGGCAGCTCGACGCCAAGGCCGACCAGTACATCGAGTACGCCGTCGACGGTGCGAACCGCATGCAGACCCTGATCAACGACCTCCTCGACTTCTCCCGCGTCGGCCGGGTCCACCACGACCACCAGGACGTCGACCTGGACAAGGTGCTCGCACGGACGTTGTCGTCGCTGGAGGTGAGCATCGAGGAGTCCGGTGCCACGATCACCTCGGACTCCCTGCCGACGATCGCCGCCAACCCCACCCAGATGGGCATGCTCTGGCAGAACCTGATCGGCAACGCCGTCAAGTTCCGCCGCCCCGGACATGCCCCCGAGATCCACGTCACCGCCGCCCGGGAGGACGACCTGTGGCGGTTCACGGTGACCGACAACGGCATCGGCATCGCCCCCGAGTACGCCGAGAAGGTCTTCGTGATCTTCCAGCGGCTCCACACCAAAGACGTCTACAGCGGCAGCGGCATCGGCCTGGCCATGTGCAAGAAGATCGTCGAGTTCCAGGGCGGCACCATCGCCGTCGACCCCGAGCACCACGACGGCACCCGCGTCACCTTCACCCTCGCACCCCAACCCCCGCGGAACCCCGGCCCGTCCGGCATGCCGGAGGCCACTCGCGCCGGCACGGAGCCGCAGCCATGA
- a CDS encoding ATP-binding protein codes for MPGLRSAEARRAAREVLSAQGVAERVLDDVLTVVAELVTNAIRHAGGVTGFRVLRLPDAVAVEVSDASPLLPCSPGTPVSVPGGFGWLLVNKLADRTEIRSGRDGKTITAYLPLGAPAA; via the coding sequence GTGCCGGGCCTCAGATCCGCGGAGGCCCGGCGGGCCGCCCGGGAGGTTCTTTCCGCCCAGGGCGTGGCGGAGCGGGTCCTGGACGACGTACTCACGGTGGTGGCCGAGCTGGTGACCAACGCGATCCGTCACGCGGGCGGCGTCACCGGCTTCCGCGTCCTGCGCCTCCCGGACGCCGTTGCGGTCGAGGTCTCGGACGCGTCCCCGCTCCTGCCCTGTTCGCCGGGTACACCGGTGTCGGTGCCGGGCGGGTTCGGCTGGCTCCTGGTCAACAAGCTCGCGGACCGTACGGAGATCCGGTCCGGCCGTGACGGAAAGACGATCACCGCCTACCTCCCCCTCGGCGCCCCGGCCGCGTAG